A stretch of Amycolatopsis balhimycina FH 1894 DNA encodes these proteins:
- a CDS encoding NAD(P)-dependent alcohol dehydrogenase has protein sequence MDRPAVGDRDVLVRVHATTVNRTDCAYRAARPFFMRLLTGIARPRRTIMGTEFAGEVEAVGRGVTSFSVGDRVFGYNEGAFGAHAEYLPVPEDGSIATVPAGVTFEQAAPGTEGAHYALACIRHAGTRAGQDVLVYGATGGIGSAAVQLLKSLDVTVTAVCATESLALVKHLGADRVVDYTAGDFTEDEQTYDAVFDAVGKSTFGRCRRLLKPGGVYLSSELGPWGQNLILALVTPLLRGRRVKFAFPRDNQAIVRHLRELIESGDFTPVIDRRYALDQIVDAYRYVETGQKIGNVVITVAQVD, from the coding sequence GTGGACAGGCCGGCGGTCGGGGACCGGGACGTGCTCGTCCGGGTGCACGCGACGACGGTGAACCGGACGGACTGCGCCTACCGGGCGGCCAGGCCCTTCTTCATGCGACTGCTCACCGGCATCGCCCGGCCTCGGCGGACGATCATGGGAACCGAGTTCGCCGGGGAGGTCGAGGCGGTCGGCCGTGGTGTCACGTCCTTCTCGGTCGGCGACCGGGTGTTCGGGTACAACGAGGGCGCGTTCGGCGCGCATGCCGAGTACCTGCCGGTGCCGGAGGACGGGTCGATCGCGACCGTGCCGGCGGGCGTGACCTTCGAGCAGGCCGCTCCCGGTACCGAGGGGGCGCACTACGCGCTCGCGTGCATCAGGCACGCGGGGACCCGGGCCGGACAGGACGTCCTCGTCTACGGCGCGACCGGTGGGATCGGCTCGGCGGCCGTGCAGTTGCTGAAGAGTCTCGACGTCACCGTGACCGCAGTGTGTGCCACGGAGAGCCTGGCGCTGGTGAAACACCTGGGCGCGGACCGGGTCGTCGACTACACGGCAGGGGACTTCACCGAGGACGAGCAGACCTACGACGCGGTGTTCGACGCGGTGGGCAAGAGCACGTTCGGCCGCTGCAGACGACTGCTCAAACCCGGTGGCGTATATCTGTCCTCGGAGCTGGGGCCCTGGGGTCAGAACCTCATCTTGGCATTGGTCACTCCGCTGCTGCGCGGCAGAAGGGTGAAGTTCGCGTTCCCGCGGGACAACCAGGCCATCGTTCGCCACCTGCGAGAGCTGATCGAGTCCGGGGACTTCACGCCGGTCATCGACCGTCGGTATGCACTGGACCAGATCGTCGATGCCTACCGGTATGTGGAGACCGGGCAGAAAATCGGCAACGTCGTGATCACCGTCGCGCAGGTGGACTGA
- a CDS encoding AfsR/SARP family transcriptional regulator: MSTVVRLLGEVDVLVNGRPVDLGTPRQRCVLAVLALEVGQVVRADRLVERVWGADATPRTRTTLHGYISRLRAALAGADGVSLTRRSGGYVLVTEPQVSTVDLFRCRELRANARADEERATALLTEAVDLWQGEALTGLTGEWAEAERERLERERLATAQDLADARLRLGLGLGEEAVDELAAHAEAHPLDERTAGQYLLALHQAGRTAEALNHYQRVRARLAEELGTDPGPALQELHCRLLTTKPDRQSPPSRSVPHELRAAPASFAGRADDVRRLDATLDAARASGTMMLAVVRGTGGLGKTWLALHWAHRRLDRFPDGQLFADLGGFGAGAPMTPAAALFGFLAALGVEPDSIPPDLHGRSALFRTLTAGKRLLVVLDNAAGTDQVVPLLPGGASCAVVVTSRNGLAGLVAAHDARSVALGVLPMADARELLAARLGAARVDAEREAVDELVGLCGGLPLALSVLAGRAGARLSALVGELREVGLDGLADDDPAASLPAVLSWSYAALTDDQATVFGLLALAPGPDTALVTAANLTGLPLARARAVLRGLEQMSLLEHDPDGRYRMHDLVRAYAAETARTLPGGVRDAAVRRVLGFCAHTAYHAGLLLDTHRGPVDLTPPEPGPYVLELSGAEAAMVWFEAERATLLAVQEAVASRDWHKTVWWLALSTDTARQRRGHRHDRLAGWRAAVDAATSLPGPAPALIARRHLGRACAALGRREESVRHLRHAVGLAGDHDDRYELGHAHQSLARTLEGHDDELALAHAIGALRLFEGLGLPVCTAHGHNAVGRHAAHLGDHDAARGHFDVALTLHRDHGNAAGEAESLDRLARLEHDAGNEAIRLHGRALTLRRGLGHVPASAETLDRLGLSHAALGRTGEAREAWQEALELYRGQGRDEERERVEHRLGGLGAARPGHTRASAVHKKGEK, from the coding sequence ATGAGCACGGTGGTGCGGTTGCTGGGCGAGGTCGACGTGCTCGTGAACGGGCGTCCGGTCGACCTCGGCACCCCGCGGCAGCGGTGTGTCCTGGCGGTGCTGGCGCTCGAGGTGGGTCAGGTGGTGCGCGCGGACCGGCTGGTCGAGCGCGTCTGGGGTGCCGACGCGACGCCGCGCACACGGACCACTCTGCACGGCTACATCTCGCGGTTGCGGGCGGCGCTGGCGGGCGCCGACGGAGTCAGCCTCACCCGCCGCTCCGGCGGCTACGTCCTGGTGACCGAGCCCCAAGTGTCCACAGTGGACCTCTTCCGGTGCCGTGAACTGCGAGCGAACGCCCGCGCCGACGAGGAACGTGCGACGGCGCTGCTGACCGAAGCGGTGGACCTGTGGCAAGGAGAAGCGCTGACCGGGCTGACCGGCGAATGGGCCGAAGCCGAACGCGAGCGACTCGAGCGGGAACGGCTGGCCACGGCGCAGGACCTCGCCGACGCGCGGCTCCGGCTCGGGCTCGGGCTCGGGGAGGAAGCCGTGGACGAGCTCGCGGCGCACGCCGAGGCGCATCCGCTGGACGAACGCACCGCAGGCCAGTACCTCCTGGCGCTGCACCAGGCTGGGCGGACCGCCGAGGCGCTGAACCACTACCAGCGGGTTCGCGCCCGCCTCGCCGAGGAGCTGGGGACCGACCCCGGCCCCGCGCTGCAGGAACTGCACTGCCGGCTCCTGACCACCAAGCCCGACCGGCAGAGCCCACCATCGCGATCCGTTCCGCACGAGCTTCGCGCCGCGCCCGCGTCGTTCGCGGGTCGCGCCGACGACGTACGCCGGCTCGACGCCACACTGGACGCCGCGAGGGCGAGCGGCACGATGATGCTCGCCGTTGTCCGAGGCACCGGCGGGCTCGGCAAGACCTGGCTGGCCCTGCACTGGGCGCACCGCCGGCTCGACCGGTTCCCGGATGGCCAGCTCTTCGCCGACCTCGGCGGCTTCGGCGCCGGCGCACCGATGACCCCGGCCGCGGCGCTCTTCGGCTTCCTCGCCGCGCTCGGTGTCGAGCCGGATTCGATTCCGCCGGACCTGCACGGCCGGTCGGCGTTGTTCCGAACCTTGACTGCGGGCAAGCGGCTGCTCGTGGTGCTGGACAACGCCGCCGGCACCGATCAGGTCGTGCCGCTGCTGCCCGGCGGTGCGTCGTGCGCCGTGGTCGTGACCAGCCGCAACGGGCTCGCGGGCCTGGTCGCGGCGCACGACGCCCGCAGCGTTGCGCTGGGCGTCCTTCCTATGGCGGACGCTCGCGAGCTGCTGGCCGCCCGGCTTGGTGCCGCCCGGGTCGACGCCGAGCGGGAGGCGGTCGACGAACTGGTGGGCCTCTGCGGTGGCCTGCCGCTGGCGTTGAGCGTGCTGGCAGGCCGGGCTGGGGCGCGGCTGTCCGCCCTGGTCGGGGAACTGCGGGAGGTGGGCCTGGACGGCCTGGCCGACGACGACCCGGCCGCGAGCCTGCCCGCAGTGCTGTCCTGGTCGTACGCCGCGCTGACCGACGACCAGGCCACCGTGTTCGGATTGCTGGCTCTTGCGCCGGGGCCGGACACCGCCCTGGTCACTGCGGCGAACCTGACGGGGTTGCCGCTGGCACGAGCCCGGGCCGTGCTGCGCGGCCTCGAGCAGATGTCACTACTCGAGCATGACCCGGACGGCCGCTACCGGATGCACGACCTGGTCCGCGCGTACGCGGCCGAAACCGCACGGACGCTGCCCGGCGGCGTGCGGGACGCGGCCGTGCGCCGGGTCCTCGGTTTCTGCGCCCACACCGCCTACCACGCCGGTCTGCTGCTGGACACACATCGCGGACCCGTCGACCTCACTCCGCCCGAGCCCGGTCCGTACGTCCTCGAGCTGTCCGGTGCCGAGGCCGCCATGGTCTGGTTCGAAGCCGAGCGCGCCACCCTGCTCGCCGTTCAGGAAGCCGTCGCGAGCCGGGACTGGCACAAGACTGTGTGGTGGCTGGCCCTGTCGACCGACACGGCCCGCCAGCGGCGAGGCCACCGCCACGACCGTCTTGCGGGATGGCGGGCCGCGGTCGACGCTGCGACGTCGCTGCCGGGCCCGGCTCCCGCGCTCATCGCCCGCCGGCACCTTGGGCGCGCGTGCGCCGCGTTGGGACGGCGCGAGGAGTCGGTCCGGCACCTGCGGCACGCCGTCGGTCTCGCCGGAGACCACGACGACCGCTACGAACTGGGCCACGCCCACCAGTCCCTCGCCCGGACGCTGGAGGGGCACGACGACGAGCTGGCGCTGGCTCACGCCATCGGGGCGTTGCGCCTGTTCGAGGGCCTCGGCCTGCCGGTGTGCACGGCCCACGGCCACAACGCTGTGGGCCGGCACGCCGCCCACCTCGGCGACCACGACGCCGCCCGCGGCCACTTCGACGTTGCCCTGACTCTGCATCGCGACCACGGCAACGCCGCGGGGGAGGCCGAGAGCCTCGACCGGCTTGCCCGCCTCGAACACGACGCGGGCAACGAGGCCATCCGGCTGCACGGACGGGCGCTCACCCTCCGACGCGGTCTCGGCCACGTCCCGGCGTCCGCCGAAACGCTCGACCGTCTCGGCCTTTCACACGCTGCCCTCGGACGGACCGGCGAGGCGCGCGAAGCGTGGCAGGAAGCTCTAGAACTGTACCGGGGCCAGGGCCGGGACGAAGAGCGCGAACGGGTGGAGCATCGGCTCGGCGGGTTGGGAGCCGCTCGGCCCGGGCATACTCGTGCTTCAGCTGTTCACAAAAAGGGGGAGAAATGA